The Corylus avellana chromosome ca8, CavTom2PMs-1.0 genome has a segment encoding these proteins:
- the LOC132190823 gene encoding uncharacterized protein LOC132190823 has product MLLKAQFIEEVHYPDWLANGKWRMCVDFIDLNKACPKGSFPLPRIDALVDSTSGYGHAFRSEEFRGDIPEIGKQDVPRTDRMTHGSCPSFFKILRKAFEWFEECQKAFRELKKYLVNPPLLSRTVPGEVLYLYLTVSPIAVSAALVLEEEGVQKLMYFISRALKGVDETYPQMEKLAFALTTASKKLLPYFQAHTIRVLTEYLLRKVLCKLDLSGRLANWAIELRGFDIEFLPRNSIKGQALVDFLAEFTNLSDAKQWPRDETLVVQVDGSSTRRHGGARVILITPEGEELHNSIRLEFRTTNNEVEYEAVIAGLSLAQELGAECIELRSDSQVIVGHIQGKFKAKVDKMRLYLSKVQDLQSSFKKFYIIKIPMDENEGADHLARIASTEESIGEFEEIIQTLSQPTIAEAVSVSIAKAVPDWQEEVVEYLEKGIFPAGKKSAIQLRKKAARFSMVNGILYKRGFMLPLLKCVFKEEGNYILHEIHEGICGSHSGARMLAHKAVQAGFYWPNMTKDLVEMVRNWNKCQLFANITKQPPDELSSVSSPWPFLQWGVEIVGPLHRGNGGVRFAVVAVDYFTKWVEVEALVNITAKSIEKFLWKNVICRHGIPHAFVTDNGKQFDYDSFKEWCAKPHIRNYFSSLGHPQAKGQVEIINKSIFKLFKKKLGDRKGDWVEDLPEVLWAYRTMRRTPTEETPYALAFGTEAVIPAEVGSGNFRVETFWLENNDEGLLLHLDLLQEKRDQAQVSMSAYQGKVAWYFNKKVKHRSFKVGDLVLRKVTIATKDPTEGKLAPNWEGPYKVTNCRRAGAYYLEDSEGKTLPRPWNAEHLKNCHTWSISPLNLLLGQVSEGSQRGTVEETITHLSTYFSDRFPKVVRGYSRKDYNSPLNLLLGEVFDGS; this is encoded by the exons ATGTTGCTCAAAGCTCAATTTATTGAAGAAGTGCACTATCCTGATTGGTTAGccaatgggaagtggaggatgtgtgtAGACTTCATCGACCTCAACAAAGCTTGTCCGAAAGGCAGCTTTCCTCTGCCTCGCATTGACGCACTGGTCGATTCAACATCTGGGTATG GTCATGCCTTTCGGTCTGAAGAATTCAGGGGCGACATACCAGAGATTGGAAAACAAGATGTTCCGAGAACAGATCGGATGACACATGGAAGT TGTCCGTCGTTCTTTAAAATCCTGAGAAAGGCCTTTGAGTGGTTTGAGGAGTGCCAAAAGGCTTTTAGGGAACTAAAGAAGTATTTAGTCAACCCACCTTTGCTAAGTCGAACAGTCCCAGGAGAAGTATTGTATTTATACTTGACTGTCTCTCCAATAGCAGTAAGTGCAGCCCTTGTACTAGAAGAAGAAGGGGTACAGAAACTTATGTACTTTATCAGCCGAGCATTGAAAGGGGTCGATGAGACATACCCCCAGATGGAAAAGCTTGCCTTCGCTCTTACCACAGCATCAAAGAAACTCCTGCCATATTTCCAAGCTCACACGATAAGGGTTCTCACTGAATACCTTCTCAGAAAGGTGCTTTGCAAATTAGACTTATCCGGAAGATTGGCCAACTGGGCAATTGAACTTAGAGGATTTGATATCGAATTCCTTCCTCGCAACTCCATCAAAGGTCAGGCATTGGTAGACTTCTTGGCAGAATTTACTAATCTGTCAGATGCTAAACAATGGCCAAGAGACGAAACTTTGGTGGTTCAGGTAGATGGGTCATCCACAAGAAGACACGGTGGAGCTAGGGTAATACTAATCACCCCAGAAGGAGAAGAGCTGCACAACTCCATAAGGTTGGAGTTTAGAACTACCAACAATGAGGTCGAGTACGAGGCCGTAATAGCTGGACTTAGCCTAGCTCAAGAGCTGGGAGCCGAATGCATTGAGCTACGAAGCGATTCTCAAGTGATTGTCGGGCACATCCAAGGGAAATTCAAAGCCAAGGTGGATAAAATGAGGTTGTACTTGTCAAAGGTACAAGACTTGCAGAGTTCCTTCAAGAAGTTCTACATCATAAAAATCCCAATGGATGAAAACGAGGGAGCGGACCACCTTGCTCGGATCGCATCAACCGAGGAGTCTATAGGAGAATTTGAAGAGATAATTCAAACTTTGTCCCAACCTACCATAGCCGAGGCAGTCTCGGTCTCAATAGCCAAGGCAGTACCAGATTGGCAGGAGGAAGTGGTGGAATATCTAGAGAAAGGGATTTTCCCAGCAGGAAAGAAGTCAGCTATCCAGCTAAGGAAAAAGGCTGCTAGATTTTCCATGGTAAATGGAATCTTATACAAACGAGGTTTCATGTTACCACTTCTTAAGTGCGTTTTCAAAGAAGAAGGTAATTATATACTTCATGAGATTCATGAAGGTATTTGTGGGAGTCATTCAGGCGCGAGAATGTTGGCACATAAAGCAGTTCAAGCAGGCTTCTATTGGCCTAACATGACCAAGGACTTGGTGGAGATGGTCAGAAATTGGAACAAATGCCAACTTTTTGCCAACATTACCAAGCAACCCCCAGATGAATTGAGCTCAGTCTCCTCACCATGGCCCTTCTTGCAATGGGGGGTAGAGATAGTAGGACCACTACATCGAGGAAATGGGGGTGTTCGGTTTGCAGTGGTAGCTGTGGATTATTTCACAAAGTGGGTAGAAGTAGAGGCCTTAGTGAATATAACAGCTAAGAGCATAGAGAAGTTTTTATGGAAGAATGTCATATGTCGTCACGGCATTCCACACGCATTCGTTACGGACAATGGAAAGCAATTCGACTATGATTCATTCAAAGAATGGTGTGCCAAACCCCATATAAGAAATTACTTCTCGTCCCTTGGGCATCCCCAGGCAAAAGGGCAAGTTGAAATCATTAACAAGTCAATCTTCAAACTTTTCAAGAAGAAACTTGGTGATCGAAAAGGAGATTGGGTGGAAGATCTTCCAGAGGTTCTATGGGCTTATCGGACTATGAGAAGAACTCCAACCGAGGAAACTCCCTATGCTCTGGCCTTCGGGACCGAGGCGGTTATACCTGCCGAGGTGGGCTCGGGCAACTTCCGAGTAGAAACTTTTTGGCTTGAGAATAATGATGAAGGCTTACTGCTGCATCTGGATCTACTACAGGAGAAGCGAGATCAAGCTCAAGTGTCCATGTCAGCATACCAGGGGAAAGTAGCTTGGTATTTCAACAAGAAGGTCAAACATCGAAGCTTCAAAGTCGGAGATTTGGTCTTGCGAAAGGTTACCATCGCCACCAAAGATCCAACCGAGGGCAAGTTAGCTCCcaattgggaaggaccttacAAGGTGACCAATTGCCGAAGAGCGGGAGCATACTACCTCGAGGACTCCGAGGGAAAGACACTCCCTAGGCCATGGAACGCCGAGCATCTCAAAAA TTGCCACACTTGGAGTATTTCACCTCTCAACTTACTTCTTGGACAGGTTTCCGAAGGTAGTCAGAGAGGGACAGttgaagagactataactcacctctcaacttACTTCTCGGACAGGTTTCCGAAGGTAGTTAGAGGATACAGTCGAaaagactataactcacctctcaacttACTTCTCGGAGAGGTTTTCGACGGTAGTTAG